The genomic segment GGGTGGCGGGTGGCGGAGGCCCGGGCGGCACGGGCGGCACGGCGCCGGGCGGCGGCCGGGGTCAGCTCCGCCAGGGCTCGGGCCACGGCCGCGGGGTCGCCTTCCGGCACGATGACGCCGGCGCCCCCGGCGACCATGCGTTCGAGGGACCCGCTTCCCGTGGCCACCACGGGAACGCCCGCCGTCATGGCCTCGAGCGCAGCGATGCCGAATCCTTCGGCTCCGGGACGCCGGGCGTCCGACTTCGTCAGGACGGCCAGCGCGTCGAAGGCGGCCAGGTACCGGCCGGCTCCGTCCACCGGACCGGCGAACACGACTCGATCGGCCACGCCGGAAGACGCGGCCACGGTTCGCAGGCGGTCGGTCTCGCCGGGCGTGGCGTAGTCGTCCCCGCCCGCCACCACCAGCCGCCAGGCCTCCGCCCCCTCCCGGGCCAGGGCCGCGATGGCGTCGTCGACGCCCTTGTACGGGATGAGGCGGGTGGCCATCGCCAGGGTGGGACCGTCGTCCAGCTCGACCCCCCGACCGGCCCAGAACCGCCGGGCCGCGGCACGGGCCACCGGCCGCTCCGGCCGGGGCGGCGTGATGACCACGGCGTCCGAGCGCCCGGTGGCCCGGCCGACCTCCGGCGAGATCGCCACCACCCGGTCGGCCAGCCGGCCCAGGGGCCGGGCCAGGCTCCGGTCCAGGGAATGATCGGGGCGGGCCCACACGGCCGGAACGCCCGCCAGGCGGGCGGCGGGAACCGCGACGGCGGCGCCCTTCACCCCCAGGGCCAGCACGACCTCGGGCCGGCGCTGGCGGATCTCCGGCCGGAGCCGCCGGATGGCGGCCCCCATGCCCAGGGCCGTCCGCCCCGTGGGCATGACCGTGGCGTCGATCCCCCGCCGGGCCAGCTCCTCCCGGAGCGGCCCCTCCGCCAGCACCACCGCGGAGAGGTCCAACCGGTCCGTCGCCTCCACCACGCGGAGCAGCCAGATCTCCGCGCCACCCAGCACACCGAACGGGAACACCAGCAGGACTCGCAGGGGCGGTGTCCGGCGCCGGAGCGCCTCTGGGGCTCCGCTCACGCCGGCTCCTCCTGGTCCAGCAGCCGGCCGGCGGCCAGCAGCATCCCGGCGAGCGCCCACATCAGCAGGAAGAGCACGGCGTTTCGGAGGATGAAGTCCACCACGCCGTGCCCGATCTGCGTGGCCAGGGCGGCGGCGATCCCGGCCAGGACGGCCCGGTCCAGCGGGTCGGGGAACCCGCGGACCACCCGGCGGGCCAGCAGGGCCAGGGCGAGGGTGAGCCCGATCAGGGCCAGCGCTCCCGGGATGCCCACCTCGGCCGCCACGGTGAGCAGCACGTCGTGGGCGTGGTCGATGGGCTCGGGCAGCCGGTTGTCGAGCTCCGTGGCCACCGGGAAGTTCCCGGGGCCGATGCCGGTCCAGGGATGCTCCTGGATCAGCAGCTCGGCCTCGTGCCAGATCTGGGGCCGGATGTCGTACGGGTTCACGGCGATGGTGGGGTGGGTGAGCGTGCCGATCCGCTGCTCCACCACCTTGACGGCGCCCGGCAGCGGGCTGGCCGGCAGGAACACGGAGACGGCGACCGCGGCCACGATGAGGACGGGGAGCCCCACCGACAGCAGAGCCCGGCGGGCCTGGGGCAGCACGGCAAGCAGCACCGCGGCGGCGAACGCGGTACCCATCCAGGCCCCGCGGGACAGGGACAGGGCGAGCGCGACGAAGTCCACCACCACCGCGACGGCCGCCGCCATCCGCACCCATCCGCTGCGGGCCCCCAGGAGCAGCCCGATGGCGAGCATCATCATGGCCGCGCTGAACGCGCCCAGCTCGTTGGGCTGCGCGAACAGCCCCTGGGCGCGGTTCGTCACCACGGTCCCGCCGAACGACGCCTGGAGGTGCGAGACGCCCTTGAACCCGTAGGCGGCGATGCCGGTCCCCACCGCCAGCAGCACGCCGACCACCCCCCGAAGCTCCCGCATCGAACGGATCGCGGCCGGGATGGCCAGCGCGAACAGGAACCCCACGGCCAGCAGCCCGTCCTGCTTCAGGGCCTCGGTGCCGTCGAGGGCGCCGGGTGTCGCCACGAGCGCCATGGCCACCAGCCCTAGCCCCCACCACATCTGGGGGGCCCACGGAAGGGGCGACGCCGCCGCCGAGATCCGGCGGAGCACGATCAGGCCCACCGCCACCGCGGCCATCGCCTCCACCACCTTGATGTCGAGCGAGCCGACGGGCAGCGCCACGAACCCCACGGGGAAGCTCAGGAACACCGCCGCCACCCCCAGGGCCGGGCGAGCCAGGATGGCCGCGGCACCCAGGAGTGCCACGGGCGCGAGCACCATGACCAGCGGGCCCGCCGACCCGACCCGAGCCCCCAGCCCCGCCAGGACCACGCCGCCGGCGAAGGCGGCCGCCGCGACGGCCAGCCAGCCAAGGCGGATCCGGGGCCGCGACGAGAACGACCGGGGAACGGCGGCTCGGGTCAGGGTTGCCGTGGATCGGGTCACGGTGCTGTTATCGGTGCGTCGGGGCGCCGACTCCACCTGCGGCGCGGGTCCCGAATGTACCGCCTGGCCCGATTCGGTGGATATAGTCACATTCCCGGACCGGACCGTCGCCCGGCTGTTCAGTTGGCCGGTTCCCCGGCCGAACCCCTGGAGTGGGATGACGCGCGCGACCTACCGATTCCTGGACTCCGACCCGCCGTCGGTGTCCCACAGCCTGCTGGCCGTGCAGAACGCCATCGGCGAGCGGGCCAGGTTGTTCGAGCCCGGCCCGTGGCAGAACTCCTGGGTGGGAAGGGGCGAGCGGCACTTCGTGTACGTGGCCGACTCGCCGGCAGGGCGGCGCCGGATCCTGCTGGAGACGGGACGCCTTCAATGGGCGGCCCTCAGCGGTATCAGCGCCCCGGCCGTGGTCGCGGCGGCGCCCGACGGCAGCTGGCTCGCCACCGAGCGGGTCGCCGACGATGTCCCCGCCGGCCCGGCGTACGTCCGGGCGGCGGTTGCCCTGGCCGAGGCCGTCGCCGCCGCGCCGCCGCCTCCTCCGTCTTTCCTGGCCGGAAGCGAGGAGCGCCGGGCCTCCCGGTGGACGCTGCCGGCCCGGCTCGCTCGCCTCGCGGCCAGCCCCATCGACGTGCGCGAGTTCGTGGCCGTTCGGCGGCGGGCCCTGACCCTTCCAGCCGATCAGCTGGCCCACGGCGACTACCACCCGGGAAACGTCCTGTTCGACGCGACCTCGGGCCGGGCATTCGTGACCGACATGGAGTTCCTGGGCATGGCCCCGCGGGGAACCGATCTCATGACGCTGTGGTGCGGGCTGGAGCGGTCCGAGGACCGTGACGCCGTGCTCGAGGCCGTGCTGGCGGGGGCCACCGACCCCGAGCGGACCCGGCTGGCCGTGCTGCATCACTGGCTGGCCCTGCGGTCGCTGGCCGACGTCGCGCTGGTCCCCCGCCGGTTTCGCCATCCCGGGACCGATCACCCCGCGCTGCTCGGGCATTCCATGGCCCGGGCCCGGGAGGCCCGAGCCGACGCCGCCGCCTGGACCCGGAGCAGGACGGCCCGCTGATGGCCACCGGACAGCGCGCGGTGCGTGAGCTGGCGGGGCAGGGCGCCCTGGGCGAGCTGGGCGAGCGGCTGGACGACCTCCACGCCGCCTCCGGCGCGCCGATCACCGCCCGGCGTCCCTGGCTCACCACGTGGACCTCGTGCTACCCGGACTTCCAGCCGTGGGCCATCGCC from the Actinomycetota bacterium genome contains:
- a CDS encoding glycosyltransferase, coding for MSGAPEALRRRTPPLRVLLVFPFGVLGGAEIWLLRVVEATDRLDLSAVVLAEGPLREELARRGIDATVMPTGRTALGMGAAIRRLRPEIRQRRPEVVLALGVKGAAVAVPAARLAGVPAVWARPDHSLDRSLARPLGRLADRVVAISPEVGRATGRSDAVVITPPRPERPVARAAARRFWAGRGVELDDGPTLAMATRLIPYKGVDDAIAALAREGAEAWRLVVAGGDDYATPGETDRLRTVAASSGVADRVVFAGPVDGAGRYLAAFDALAVLTKSDARRPGAEGFGIAALEAMTAGVPVVATGSGSLERMVAGGAGVIVPEGDPAAVARALAELTPAAARRRAARAARASATRHP
- a CDS encoding O-antigen ligase family protein; its protein translation is MTRSTATLTRAAVPRSFSSRPRIRLGWLAVAAAAFAGGVVLAGLGARVGSAGPLVMVLAPVALLGAAAILARPALGVAAVFLSFPVGFVALPVGSLDIKVVEAMAAVAVGLIVLRRISAAASPLPWAPQMWWGLGLVAMALVATPGALDGTEALKQDGLLAVGFLFALAIPAAIRSMRELRGVVGVLLAVGTGIAAYGFKGVSHLQASFGGTVVTNRAQGLFAQPNELGAFSAAMMMLAIGLLLGARSGWVRMAAAVAVVVDFVALALSLSRGAWMGTAFAAAVLLAVLPQARRALLSVGLPVLIVAAVAVSVFLPASPLPGAVKVVEQRIGTLTHPTIAVNPYDIRPQIWHEAELLIQEHPWTGIGPGNFPVATELDNRLPEPIDHAHDVLLTVAAEVGIPGALALIGLTLALALLARRVVRGFPDPLDRAVLAGIAAALATQIGHGVVDFILRNAVLFLLMWALAGMLLAAGRLLDQEEPA
- a CDS encoding aminoglycoside phosphotransferase family protein: MTRATYRFLDSDPPSVSHSLLAVQNAIGERARLFEPGPWQNSWVGRGERHFVYVADSPAGRRRILLETGRLQWAALSGISAPAVVAAAPDGSWLATERVADDVPAGPAYVRAAVALAEAVAAAPPPPPSFLAGSEERRASRWTLPARLARLAASPIDVREFVAVRRRALTLPADQLAHGDYHPGNVLFDATSGRAFVTDMEFLGMAPRGTDLMTLWCGLERSEDRDAVLEAVLAGATDPERTRLAVLHHWLALRSLADVALVPRRFRHPGTDHPALLGHSMARAREARADAAAWTRSRTAR